The proteins below are encoded in one region of Mycobacterium shinjukuense:
- a CDS encoding DUF4245 domain-containing protein, with translation MTAEPQPTPKPAKPRLLQDGRDMFWSLAPLVIGCILLAGMVGMCSIKPGGPNRGTVPSYDVAAALRADAQTLGFPIRLPPLPAGWQANSGSRRGIENGRTDPATGQRLNAATSTVGYISPTGMYLSLTQSNADEDKLVGFIHPAMYPTGTVDVAGTGWVVYQGSDHNGAVEPVWTTRLTTAEGATQIAITGAGSTDQFRTLASATQSQPPLPASR, from the coding sequence GTGACCGCCGAGCCGCAGCCGACCCCCAAGCCGGCCAAACCAAGGCTGCTGCAGGACGGCCGCGACATGTTCTGGTCGTTGGCGCCGCTGGTGATCGGGTGCATCCTGCTGGCGGGAATGGTCGGGATGTGCTCGATCAAGCCGGGCGGGCCCAACCGGGGCACGGTCCCGTCCTACGACGTGGCGGCGGCGTTGCGGGCGGACGCCCAGACGCTGGGATTCCCCATTCGGCTGCCGCCGCTGCCGGCGGGTTGGCAAGCCAACTCCGGGAGCCGCCGGGGCATCGAAAACGGGCGCACCGACCCGGCAACCGGTCAGCGGCTGAACGCGGCGACCTCGACGGTGGGCTACATCAGCCCGACCGGGATGTATCTGAGCCTGACCCAGAGCAATGCCGATGAGGACAAGCTGGTCGGCTTTATCCACCCGGCCATGTATCCGACCGGAACGGTCGACGTCGCCGGCACCGGCTGGGTGGTCTATCAGGGCTCGGATCACAACGGTGCCGTCGAGCCTGTGTGGACCACCAGGCTCACCACTGCCGAGGGCGCCACCCAGATCGCGATCACCGGCGCCGGCAGCACCGATCAGTTCCGTACCCTGGCCTCGGCGACGCAATCCCAGCCGCCCCTGCCGGCCAGCCGATAG
- a CDS encoding AI-2E family transporter codes for MNTEFTLTQKRALAVCTLIAVLFGAYFLRNYFVLIVVAAVGAYLFTPLFTWFNKRLNTGLSATCTLLSALAVVIVPVGLLVSLAIVQIARMVESVADWVRSTDVSTLGDRTLRFVNGVLARVPFLHITVTAETLRTATISVAQNVGRWLLHFLQEAAGSLAGVITSAIIFLYVFVALLINREKLRTLIGQLNPLGEDVTDLYLQRMGSMVRGTVNGQFVIALCQGVAGAASIYIAGFHQGFFIFAIVLTALSIIPLGGGIVTIPFGIGLMIFGNIGGGAFVILWHLVVVANIDNFLRPILVPRDARLNSALMLLSVFAGIGMFGPWGLIIGPVLMIIIVTTIDVYLAVYKGVELEQFEAKPVRRTWLPRRTAHPPATADERE; via the coding sequence CTGAACACCGAATTCACGCTCACCCAAAAACGCGCGCTCGCGGTCTGCACGCTGATCGCGGTGCTGTTCGGCGCGTACTTCCTGCGCAACTATTTCGTCCTGATCGTGGTCGCGGCCGTCGGGGCGTATCTGTTCACACCACTTTTCACGTGGTTCAACAAACGGCTCAACACCGGCTTGTCGGCCACCTGCACATTGCTGTCGGCGCTGGCCGTGGTCATCGTGCCGGTCGGACTTCTGGTGTCGCTGGCGATCGTGCAGATCGCTCGCATGGTCGAGTCCGTGGCCGACTGGGTCCGGTCGACCGATGTGAGCACCCTGGGCGACAGGACCCTCCGATTTGTCAACGGCGTGTTGGCCCGAGTGCCGTTCCTGCACATCACGGTGACCGCGGAGACGCTGCGCACGGCGACGATTTCGGTGGCGCAGAACGTCGGTCGCTGGCTGCTGCATTTCCTGCAGGAGGCCGCCGGAAGCCTGGCCGGTGTCATCACGTCGGCGATCATCTTCCTGTACGTGTTCGTCGCCCTGCTGATCAATCGCGAGAAGTTGCGGACATTGATCGGCCAGCTCAACCCGCTCGGCGAAGACGTCACGGATCTGTACCTGCAGCGGATGGGCTCGATGGTCCGCGGCACCGTCAACGGCCAGTTCGTCATCGCGCTGTGCCAAGGCGTCGCCGGTGCCGCGTCGATCTACATCGCAGGATTTCACCAGGGGTTCTTCATCTTCGCGATCGTGCTCACCGCGTTGTCGATCATTCCGCTCGGCGGCGGGATCGTGACGATCCCGTTCGGCATCGGGCTGATGATCTTCGGCAATATCGGCGGTGGCGCGTTCGTGATCCTGTGGCATCTCGTGGTGGTCGCCAACATCGACAACTTCCTGCGGCCGATTCTCGTTCCGCGCGACGCCCGGCTGAATTCGGCGCTGATGCTGCTGTCGGTGTTTGCCGGCATCGGCATGTTCGGCCCGTGGGGCCTCATCATCGGTCCGGTGCTGATGATCATCATCGTCACCACGATCGACGTCTACCTGGCGGTGTACAAGGGCGTCGAACTCGAACAGTTCGAAGCCAAACCCGTGCGCCGCACGTGGCTGCCGCGTAGAACCGCCCACCCGCCGGCCACCGCCGACGAGCGGGAATGA
- the xseA gene encoding exodeoxyribonuclease VII large subunit, producing the protein MTRAAPANSAENPFPVRAVAVRIAGWIDKLGTVWVEGQLAQITMRPNANTVFMVLRDPAADMSLTATCSRDLVLAAPVKLAEGIQVVVCGKPSFYTARGTFSLRLSEIRAVGVGELLARIERLRRLLAAEGLFDPRLKRPIPFLPNMIGLITGRASAAEHDVTTVAAARWPAVRFTVRNTAVQGPNAVPQIVDALRELDGDHDVDVIVLARGGGSVEDLLPFSDETLCRAISACRTPVVSAVGHEPDNPLCDLVADLRAATPTDAAKKLVPDAAAEQRLIDDLRRRSAQALRNWVIREQRALAQLRSRPALADPLQALTARTEEIHRARAALRRDITRLVTAETDRVGHLSARLATLGPAATLARGYAIVQTMAAAAEPSARPIVLRSVDDAPSGTRLRVRVTDGAIAAVSEGRSDGP; encoded by the coding sequence GTGACCCGGGCCGCGCCGGCGAATTCCGCCGAGAATCCGTTCCCGGTTCGTGCGGTCGCCGTCCGGATCGCGGGCTGGATCGACAAACTGGGCACCGTCTGGGTGGAAGGGCAATTGGCCCAGATCACCATGAGGCCGAACGCCAACACGGTGTTCATGGTGCTGCGCGACCCGGCGGCCGACATGTCGCTCACCGCGACCTGTTCCCGCGACCTGGTGCTGGCCGCGCCGGTGAAATTGGCCGAAGGCATTCAGGTGGTGGTCTGCGGCAAGCCCTCGTTCTACACCGCACGTGGCACATTTTCTTTGCGGCTCAGCGAGATTCGCGCCGTCGGGGTCGGCGAGCTGCTGGCCCGCATCGAGCGGCTACGCCGGCTGCTGGCCGCCGAGGGACTGTTCGATCCGCGGCTTAAGCGGCCGATTCCGTTCCTGCCCAACATGATTGGTCTGATCACCGGCCGGGCCAGCGCCGCCGAGCATGACGTGACGACGGTGGCGGCCGCGCGCTGGCCCGCGGTGCGCTTCACGGTGCGCAACACCGCCGTGCAGGGGCCCAACGCCGTACCGCAGATCGTCGACGCGCTGCGCGAACTCGACGGCGACCACGATGTCGACGTGATCGTGCTGGCCCGCGGCGGCGGCAGTGTCGAGGACCTGCTGCCGTTTTCCGACGAGACGTTGTGCCGAGCGATCTCGGCCTGTCGCACTCCGGTGGTCAGCGCGGTCGGTCACGAACCCGACAATCCGCTGTGCGATCTGGTCGCCGACCTGCGCGCCGCAACACCCACCGACGCGGCCAAGAAACTGGTTCCTGACGCCGCCGCCGAGCAGCGGTTGATCGACGATCTGCGGCGGCGCAGCGCCCAAGCGCTGCGCAACTGGGTCATCCGGGAGCAACGGGCGCTGGCCCAGCTGCGCAGCCGCCCGGCATTGGCCGACCCGCTGCAGGCGCTGACGGCACGCACCGAAGAGATTCACCGCGCCCGGGCGGCGCTGCGTCGTGACATTACCCGGTTGGTCACCGCCGAGACCGACCGCGTTGGCCACCTCAGCGCGCGGCTGGCCACGTTGGGTCCGGCGGCCACGCTCGCGCGCGGCTATGCCATTGTGCAAACGATGGCGGCGGCCGCCGAGCCCAGCGCAAGGCCAATAGTGCTGCGGTCGGTCGACGACGCGCCCTCGGGCACCAGGCTGCGGGTGCGGGTCACCGATGGCGCCATCGCGGCGGTAAGCGAAGGACGTAGCGATGGTCCCTGA
- the glpX gene encoding class II fructose-bisphosphatase, which produces MTAQGSGSSPTAVASHDPSGPRPSRREAPDRNLALELVRVTEAGAMAAGRWVGRGDKEGGDAAAVDAIRELVNSVSMRGVVVIGEGEKDHAPMLYNGEEVGNGDGPECDFAVDPIDGTTLMSKGMTNAISVLAVAERGAMFDPSAVYYMNKIAVGPDAAHVLDITAPIADNIRAVAKVKGLSVRDMTVCILDRPRHAQLIHDVRATGARIRLITDGDVAGAISACRPNSGTDMLAGIGGTPEGIIAAAAIRCMGGAIQAQLAPRDEAERRKALDAGYHLDRVLTTEDLVSGENVFFCATGVTDGDLLKGVRYYPGGCTTQSIVMRSKSGTVRMIEAYHRLSKLNEYSAIDFTGDSNAAYPLP; this is translated from the coding sequence ATGACAGCTCAGGGATCCGGTTCGTCGCCGACCGCCGTGGCCAGCCATGACCCGTCTGGCCCGCGGCCATCGCGCCGGGAAGCCCCGGACCGCAACCTGGCGCTGGAACTCGTGCGGGTCACCGAGGCCGGCGCCATGGCCGCGGGCCGGTGGGTGGGTCGCGGCGACAAGGAGGGCGGCGACGCCGCCGCGGTGGACGCGATCCGCGAACTGGTCAACTCGGTGTCGATGCGTGGGGTGGTGGTCATCGGGGAGGGCGAGAAAGACCATGCGCCGATGCTGTACAACGGCGAAGAGGTCGGCAACGGCGACGGCCCGGAGTGCGACTTCGCCGTGGACCCCATCGACGGCACCACCCTGATGAGCAAGGGCATGACCAACGCGATCTCGGTGCTGGCGGTGGCCGAGCGCGGCGCGATGTTCGACCCGTCGGCGGTGTATTACATGAACAAGATCGCCGTCGGGCCCGACGCCGCGCACGTGCTGGACATCACCGCGCCGATCGCCGACAACATCCGCGCGGTCGCCAAGGTCAAGGGCCTGTCGGTGCGCGACATGACGGTGTGCATCCTGGACCGGCCACGGCACGCACAACTCATCCACGACGTCCGCGCGACCGGGGCCCGGATCCGGTTGATCACCGACGGCGATGTGGCCGGGGCGATCTCGGCGTGCCGGCCCAACTCGGGCACCGACATGCTGGCCGGGATCGGCGGCACCCCGGAGGGCATCATCGCCGCGGCCGCGATCCGGTGCATGGGTGGGGCGATCCAGGCGCAGCTGGCGCCGCGCGATGAAGCGGAACGCCGCAAGGCGCTGGACGCCGGCTACCACCTCGACCGGGTGCTGACCACCGAGGATCTGGTGTCGGGCGAGAACGTCTTCTTCTGCGCCACCGGGGTCACCGACGGCGACCTGCTCAAGGGTGTGCGCTATTACCCCGGCGGCTGCACCACGCAGTCGATCGTGATGCGTTCCAAGTCGGGCACCGTCCGGATGATCGAGGCCTACCACCGGCTCTCCAAGCTCAACGAATACTCCGCCATCGACTTCACCGGCGACAGCAATGCCGCCTATCCCCTGCCCTAA
- a CDS encoding exodeoxyribonuclease VII small subunit — MVPESGEANDRADQPGEARSITPISQLGYEACRDELIEVVRLLEQGGLDLDASLRLWERGEQLAKRCEEHLAGARQRVTDALAARDAEEG, encoded by the coding sequence ATGGTCCCTGAATCGGGCGAGGCAAACGACCGCGCCGACCAACCCGGCGAGGCCCGTTCTATTACACCCATTAGTCAGCTTGGCTATGAAGCCTGTCGAGACGAGCTGATCGAGGTCGTTCGCCTGCTGGAGCAGGGCGGACTGGATCTGGATGCGTCGCTGCGGCTCTGGGAAAGGGGTGAGCAACTCGCCAAAAGGTGCGAAGAGCACTTAGCTGGCGCCCGGCAGCGAGTGACCGATGCGCTGGCCGCACGCGACGCCGAGGAAGGCTGA
- a CDS encoding class II fumarate hydratase — protein sequence MAADAGDNDIDYRIEHDTMGEVRVPAKALWRAQTQRAVENFPISGRGLERAQIRALGLLKGACAEVNKDLGLLAPDKADAIIAAAAEIADGQHDDQFPIDVFQTGSGTSSNMNANEVIASIAAAGGVTVHPNDDVNMSQSSNDTFPTATHVAATEAAVRHLIPALQVLHTALSAKALEWQTVVKSGRTHLMDAVPVTLGQEFSGYARQIEAGIERVRACLPRLGELAIGGTAVGTGLNAPEGFGTKVVAVLVTQTGLSELRTAANAFEAQAARDGLVEASGALRTIAVSLTKIANDIRWMGSGPLTGLAEIQLPDLQPGSSIMPGKVNPVLPEAVTQVAAQVIGNDAAIAWGGANGAFELNVYIPMMARNILESFRLLTNVSKLFAQRCIAGLTANVEHLRQLAESSPSIVTPLNSAIGYEEAAAVAKQALKERKTIRQTVIDRGLIGDKLSIEELDRRLDVLAMAKVEPVDT from the coding sequence ATGGCCGCTGACGCCGGCGACAACGACATCGACTACCGCATCGAGCACGACACCATGGGCGAGGTCCGGGTGCCGGCCAAAGCGTTGTGGCGCGCGCAAACCCAGCGCGCGGTGGAGAACTTTCCCATCTCCGGGCGGGGCCTGGAACGCGCCCAGATCCGAGCGTTGGGCCTGCTGAAAGGCGCCTGCGCGGAAGTGAACAAGGACCTGGGATTGCTGGCGCCGGACAAGGCCGACGCGATCATCGCGGCCGCGGCCGAGATCGCCGACGGCCAACACGACGACCAGTTCCCCATCGACGTCTTCCAGACCGGCTCGGGCACCAGCTCCAACATGAACGCCAACGAGGTGATCGCGTCCATCGCGGCCGCGGGCGGCGTCACGGTGCACCCCAACGACGACGTGAACATGTCGCAGTCGTCCAACGACACCTTCCCCACCGCGACCCATGTCGCGGCCACCGAGGCGGCGGTGCGTCACCTCATCCCGGCGCTGCAGGTGCTGCACACCGCGCTGTCGGCCAAGGCTCTGGAGTGGCAGACGGTGGTCAAGTCCGGCCGTACCCACCTGATGGACGCGGTACCGGTGACGCTCGGCCAGGAATTCAGCGGGTATGCCCGCCAGATCGAGGCCGGCATCGAGCGAGTGCGCGCGTGCCTTCCCCGGCTGGGTGAGCTGGCGATCGGCGGCACCGCGGTGGGCACCGGCCTCAACGCTCCCGAAGGCTTCGGCACCAAGGTGGTCGCGGTGCTGGTGACACAAACTGGCCTGTCCGAATTACGCACGGCGGCAAACGCTTTCGAAGCGCAAGCGGCCCGGGACGGATTGGTCGAGGCGTCCGGTGCGCTGCGGACCATCGCGGTGTCGCTGACCAAGATCGCCAACGACATCCGCTGGATGGGGTCGGGCCCGCTGACCGGCCTGGCCGAAATCCAGCTGCCGGACCTGCAGCCGGGCAGCTCGATCATGCCGGGCAAGGTGAATCCGGTTCTGCCGGAGGCGGTTACGCAGGTCGCCGCGCAGGTGATCGGCAATGATGCCGCGATCGCCTGGGGTGGCGCCAACGGCGCCTTTGAACTCAACGTCTACATCCCGATGATGGCCCGCAACATCCTGGAGTCCTTCCGGCTGCTGACCAACGTGTCGAAGCTGTTCGCCCAGCGCTGCATTGCCGGGTTGACCGCCAACGTGGAGCACCTGCGCCAGCTGGCAGAGTCCTCGCCGTCCATCGTGACACCGTTGAACTCTGCCATCGGCTACGAGGAGGCGGCCGCGGTCGCCAAGCAGGCGCTCAAGGAACGAAAGACGATCCGCCAGACGGTCATTGACCGCGGCCTGATCGGCGACAAGCTGTCGATCGAGGAGCTGGACCGGCGTCTGGACGTGTTGGCGATGGCCAAGGTCGAACCGGTCGACACCTAG
- a CDS encoding 3-beta-hydroxysteroid dehydrogenase, which translates to MLRRMGDASLTTDLGRVLVTGGSGFVGANLVTTLLDRGHHVRSFDRAPSPLPQHPQLDVLQGDITDAAVCAAAVDGIDTIFHTAAIIELMGGASVTDEYRQRSFAVNVGGTENLVHAGQKAGVQRFVYTSSNSVVMGGQNIAGGDETLPYTDRFNDLYTETKVVAERFVLSQNGVDGMLTCAIRPSGIWGTGDQTMFRKLFESVIKGHVKVLVGRKSARLDNSYVHNLIHGFILAAEHLVPGGTAPGQAYFINDAEPINMFEFARPVVEACGEKWPRVRVSGPAVRWVMTGWQRLHFRFGFPAPLLEPLAVERLYLDNYFSIDKARRDLGYQPKFTTEQALAECLPYYVDMFRQMKSQAQAAKAAGEGPDAAKPAASGSR; encoded by the coding sequence ATGCTTCGCCGCATGGGTGATGCATCACTGACAACCGACCTTGGCCGCGTCTTGGTCACCGGCGGCTCCGGCTTCGTCGGGGCCAACCTGGTCACCACGTTGCTGGACCGCGGACATCACGTGCGTTCCTTTGACCGGGCGCCGTCGCCGCTGCCGCAGCACCCGCAATTGGACGTGCTGCAAGGCGATATCACCGATGCGGCCGTCTGCGCGGCGGCGGTGGACGGCATCGACACGATTTTTCACACGGCGGCGATCATCGAGCTGATGGGCGGCGCGTCGGTGACCGACGAATACCGGCAGCGCAGCTTCGCGGTCAACGTCGGCGGCACCGAGAACCTGGTGCACGCCGGGCAAAAGGCCGGGGTGCAGCGGTTCGTCTACACGTCGTCCAACAGCGTGGTGATGGGCGGCCAGAACATCGCCGGGGGCGACGAGACGCTACCCTACACCGACCGGTTCAACGACCTCTACACCGAGACCAAGGTGGTTGCCGAGCGATTCGTGTTGTCCCAGAACGGCGTTGACGGCATGCTGACGTGCGCCATCCGGCCCAGCGGCATCTGGGGGACCGGTGATCAGACGATGTTTCGTAAGCTGTTCGAAAGCGTGATCAAGGGCCACGTCAAGGTGCTGGTCGGCCGCAAGTCGGCTCGGCTGGATAACTCCTACGTACACAACCTGATTCACGGTTTCATCCTGGCGGCCGAGCATCTGGTGCCCGGGGGCACCGCGCCCGGTCAGGCGTACTTCATCAACGACGCCGAGCCGATCAACATGTTCGAGTTCGCCCGGCCGGTGGTGGAAGCGTGCGGCGAAAAATGGCCGCGGGTGCGGGTTTCCGGTCCGGCGGTGCGCTGGGTGATGACGGGGTGGCAGCGGCTGCACTTCCGGTTCGGGTTCCCCGCGCCGCTGCTCGAGCCGCTGGCGGTCGAACGGCTGTATCTGGACAACTACTTCTCGATCGACAAGGCCCGCCGTGACCTCGGCTACCAGCCCAAGTTCACCACCGAACAGGCGCTGGCCGAATGCCTGCCGTACTACGTCGACATGTTCCGGCAGATGAAGAGCCAGGCCCAGGCGGCCAAGGCGGCGGGCGAAGGGCCGGATGCGGCGAAACCGGCGGCCAGCGGGTCACGGTAG
- a CDS encoding PhoH family protein has protein sequence MTDIRTYVLDTSVLLSDPWACGRFAEHEVVVPLVVISELEAKRHHHELGWFARQALRLFDDLRLEHGRLDQPIPVGTQGGSLRVELNHTDPAVLPAGFRTDSNDSRILSCAANLAAEGKRVTLVSKDIPLRVKAAAVGLAADEYHAQDVIASGWSGMHEIETAAADIDALFADGEIDLAEARDLPCHTGIRLLGGGSHALGRVTPAKRVQLVRGDREVFGLRGRSAEQRVALDLLLDESIGIVSLGGKAGTGKSALALCAGLEAVLERRTQRKVVVFRPLYAVGGQDLGYLPGSESDKMGPWAQAVFDTLEGLASPAVLEEVLSRGMLEVLPLTHIRGRSLHDSFVIVDEAQSLERNVLLTVLSRLGAGSRVVLTHDIAQRDNLRVGRHDGVAAVIEKLKGHPLFAHITLLRSERSPIAALVTEMLEEIAGPR, from the coding sequence GTGACCGATATCCGGACCTACGTGCTCGACACCTCCGTGCTGCTGTCCGATCCCTGGGCGTGCGGTCGGTTCGCCGAGCACGAGGTGGTGGTTCCGCTGGTGGTGATCAGCGAACTGGAGGCCAAGCGCCACCACCACGAGCTGGGCTGGTTCGCCCGCCAAGCGTTGCGCCTGTTCGACGACCTGAGGCTGGAGCACGGACGGCTGGATCAGCCCATTCCGGTTGGTACCCAAGGCGGTTCGCTGCGCGTCGAACTCAACCACACCGACCCGGCGGTGCTGCCCGCGGGCTTTCGCACCGACAGCAACGACTCCCGGATCCTGAGCTGCGCGGCCAACCTGGCCGCCGAGGGCAAGCGAGTCACGTTGGTCAGCAAAGACATTCCGCTTCGGGTCAAGGCCGCGGCGGTGGGCCTGGCCGCCGACGAATACCACGCGCAGGACGTCATCGCCTCCGGGTGGTCGGGGATGCACGAGATCGAGACCGCCGCCGCGGACATCGACGCGCTGTTCGCCGACGGGGAGATCGACCTGGCCGAAGCCCGGGACCTGCCCTGTCACACCGGGATTCGGCTGCTGGGCGGCGGCTCACATGCGCTTGGCCGGGTTACCCCGGCCAAACGTGTTCAGCTGGTTCGCGGTGACCGTGAGGTGTTCGGTCTGCGTGGCCGCTCCGCCGAACAGCGGGTGGCGCTCGACCTGCTGCTCGACGAGTCGATCGGCATCGTGTCGCTCGGCGGCAAAGCCGGCACCGGAAAGTCGGCGCTGGCGCTGTGCGCGGGTCTGGAGGCGGTGCTGGAGCGCCGGACCCAGCGCAAGGTGGTGGTCTTCCGCCCGCTGTATGCCGTCGGCGGCCAAGACCTGGGCTACCTGCCCGGCAGCGAGAGCGACAAGATGGGCCCGTGGGCCCAGGCGGTGTTCGACACCCTGGAGGGCCTGGCCAGCCCGGCGGTGCTGGAGGAAGTGCTTTCCCGGGGCATGCTCGAGGTGCTGCCGCTCACCCACATCCGGGGCCGCTCGTTGCACGACTCGTTCGTCATCGTCGACGAGGCGCAGTCGCTGGAACGCAACGTGCTGCTGACCGTGTTGTCCCGGCTGGGGGCCGGGTCGCGGGTGGTGTTGACGCACGACATCGCGCAGCGCGACAACCTGCGGGTCGGCCGGCACGACGGCGTGGCCGCGGTGATCGAGAAGCTCAAGGGCCATCCGCTGTTCGCGCACATCACGCTGCTGCGCAGTGAGCGTTCGCCGATCGCCGCGTTGGTCACCGAGATGCTCGAGGAGATCGCCGGGCCGCGCTGA
- a CDS encoding lipid droplet-associated protein → MATAPYGVRLLVGAATVAVEETLKLPRTILMYPMTLASQAAHLVMRFQQSLAELVIKGDSTLEALFPPKDEQPEWATFDEDLDVLEGGSQPGPAGLNGAGERRSEGRFALYSVPDTSDAKPSSGPGDPPTQPVSARKSSKAPGPAVEVPPVATELDYPALTLAQLRARLQSLNVAELKALLAYEQATKARAPFQTLLANRITRATAK, encoded by the coding sequence ATGGCTACTGCACCCTACGGGGTTCGGCTGCTGGTCGGCGCGGCGACAGTCGCGGTCGAGGAGACGCTGAAGCTACCCCGCACCATCCTGATGTACCCGATGACGCTGGCCAGTCAGGCGGCACACCTCGTGATGCGGTTTCAGCAAAGCCTGGCCGAGCTGGTGATCAAGGGCGACAGCACGCTGGAGGCGCTGTTTCCGCCCAAGGACGAGCAGCCGGAGTGGGCGACCTTCGACGAGGACCTGGACGTCCTCGAGGGCGGTTCACAGCCCGGCCCCGCCGGTTTGAACGGGGCCGGTGAGCGCCGGTCGGAGGGGCGGTTCGCGCTGTATTCGGTACCCGACACGTCTGACGCAAAGCCCTCCTCGGGGCCGGGTGATCCCCCCACCCAACCGGTTTCCGCCCGAAAGTCGTCCAAGGCGCCCGGCCCCGCCGTCGAGGTGCCGCCGGTGGCGACCGAACTCGACTATCCGGCGCTGACGCTGGCCCAGCTGCGGGCCCGGCTGCAGTCGCTGAATGTCGCCGAGCTCAAAGCCCTGCTGGCCTACGAGCAGGCCACCAAGGCCCGCGCCCCGTTCCAGACGCTGCTCGCCAACAGGATCACCCGCGCGACCGCGAAGTGA
- a CDS encoding polysaccharide deacetylase family protein — protein MPKRPDNLAWRYWRTVVGVVAAAVVLLVGGLTGHITRADDPNCSVVKCVALTFDDGPGPYTDRLLKILADNDAKATFFLIGNKVAANPAGAQRIAEAGMEIGSHTWEHPNMTTIPPADIPGQFSRANDAITAATGRTPSLYRPAGGLSNDAVRQAAASFGQAEILWDVIPFDWINDSNTAATRQLLMAQVKPGSVVLFHDTYSSTVDLVYQFMPVLKANGYRLVTVSELLGPRAPGSSYGRRENGPAVNELHDIPASEIPPLPNTPSPTPMPNFPITDIPGQNSGGPNNGA, from the coding sequence GTGCCGAAACGACCCGACAACCTGGCCTGGCGGTACTGGCGGACCGTCGTCGGTGTCGTCGCGGCCGCGGTGGTGCTGCTGGTCGGCGGCCTCACCGGTCACATCACCCGCGCCGACGACCCGAACTGCTCGGTGGTCAAGTGTGTCGCCCTGACCTTCGACGACGGCCCGGGGCCCTACACCGACCGGCTGCTGAAGATCCTGGCCGACAACGACGCCAAGGCCACGTTTTTCCTGATCGGCAACAAGGTGGCGGCCAACCCGGCGGGTGCCCAACGCATCGCGGAGGCGGGCATGGAAATCGGCAGCCACACCTGGGAACACCCCAACATGACGACGATCCCGCCCGCCGACATCCCCGGCCAATTCTCCAGGGCCAACGACGCGATCACCGCCGCGACCGGCCGGACGCCGAGCCTCTACCGCCCCGCCGGCGGACTGTCCAACGACGCGGTACGCCAGGCCGCGGCCAGCTTTGGGCAAGCCGAAATCCTTTGGGACGTCATCCCTTTCGACTGGATCAACGACTCCAACACGGCGGCCACCCGGCAGCTGCTGATGGCGCAGGTCAAGCCGGGTTCGGTGGTGCTGTTCCACGACACCTACTCCAGCACCGTCGACCTGGTGTATCAGTTCATGCCGGTGCTCAAGGCCAACGGCTATCGCCTGGTCACGGTTAGCGAGCTGCTCGGGCCGCGCGCGCCGGGCAGCAGCTACGGCCGCCGGGAGAACGGGCCGGCGGTCAACGAACTGCATGACATCCCGGCCAGCGAGATCCCACCGTTGCCCAACACCCCCTCGCCCACGCCGATGCCCAATTTCCCGATCACCGACATTCCGGGCCAAAACTCCGGCGGGCCCAACAACGGCGCCTAG